The following proteins are encoded in a genomic region of Mesotoga sp. Brook.08.105.5.1:
- a CDS encoding phospho-N-acetylmuramoyl-pentapeptide-transferase: protein MHREALSFLLAFLLAAIVIEPFKRFQRKKKIGQYIREEGPDLHNYKTGTPTAAGIVFLPIALAISVIFAFRIEVLLVVLTGVLFGLIGLVDDVSKIVKKNASGLSGKKKLLLQLAFASAMVLVIQVINPHTHMAFPLLGEIDFGLAYYPISTVVIAGMSNAVNLADGVDGLAGSMYIFSLAPMMLLPVWQNGIIAPICGALAGFLWHNWFPATVFMGDTGSISLGAMIAVMFALDGREGFLLFFGMMFLVEMFSVIIQVFSFKVFGKRVFRMSPIHHHFELLNWKESKIAFRFSLIAFIGAVFGLLSW, encoded by the coding sequence ATGCATAGGGAAGCCCTTTCCTTTCTCCTGGCATTTCTGCTGGCAGCTATTGTCATTGAGCCTTTCAAGAGATTTCAAAGGAAGAAGAAAATAGGCCAGTACATTCGAGAAGAAGGACCGGACCTCCATAATTATAAAACGGGAACACCAACAGCCGCCGGAATTGTCTTTCTTCCTATTGCTCTTGCAATTTCCGTCATATTTGCCTTTAGGATAGAGGTTTTGCTGGTTGTTCTTACGGGCGTTTTATTTGGCCTGATAGGTCTCGTAGACGATGTCTCTAAGATCGTTAAGAAGAACGCATCCGGTTTGAGTGGCAAGAAGAAGTTGTTGCTTCAATTGGCTTTTGCATCAGCCATGGTCTTGGTCATTCAGGTTATCAATCCACATACTCACATGGCGTTTCCACTTTTAGGAGAGATAGATTTTGGCCTTGCCTACTATCCAATATCGACCGTGGTAATTGCCGGAATGAGCAATGCAGTTAACCTTGCTGACGGGGTAGACGGGCTGGCAGGTTCTATGTACATATTCTCGCTGGCTCCAATGATGCTTCTTCCAGTTTGGCAGAATGGGATAATCGCACCGATTTGCGGTGCACTGGCAGGATTTCTGTGGCACAACTGGTTTCCCGCCACGGTTTTTATGGGCGACACAGGGTCGATTTCTCTCGGAGCAATGATAGCCGTGATGTTCGCATTGGACGGACGGGAAGGCTTCCTTCTCTTTTTCGGTATGATGTTCCTCGTAGAGATGTTTAGCGTGATTATTCAGGTGTTTTCATTCAAAGTCTTCGGGAAGAGAGTGTTCAGGATGTCTCCAATACATCATCACTTCGAACTGCTCAATTGGAAGGAAAGCAAAATCGCTTTCAGGTTTTCATTGATCGCTTTTATTGGTGCAGTCTTCGGTCTGCTCTCATGGTAG
- the murF gene encoding UDP-N-acetylmuramoyl-tripeptide--D-alanyl-D-alanine ligase: MIPTSVIEELLSYSEDSRIALDSRKVSAGDVFVAIKGDIADGNDFVEDALSAGATRVFSNRPCADPRVITVHDTVELLMEAAKEVISRSHLKSRIAITGSNGKTTTKEITAFLLSQLGKTFKTAGNLNTEIGLPLSLLENRRELLSAKYGVFELGTNAKGDIRRLVDLVEPNLCVLLNVGTAHVGNFGGIDELLEEKLSIFESGKLSRAVLGGTDERLRKFAADMPVETRLFGRNDADFSIVDFSYGSGETLLHFDCEGDRFVRLKGIWSLGQLMDLGAAYLVANFEGLEEPSIFLSDYKSPFRDRFSVEHLHGITLISDFYNSSLESWESAIVSIEKLSYSRKIAVAGSILEQGEEEANTHEKLGRLLGKFDITILFNHDKAIEAASKYVEPSLITDSVEQLAEWLFENVRKGDLVFLKASRAVALERVHKAFVEMMRNA; encoded by the coding sequence GTGATTCCAACATCGGTAATTGAAGAACTCTTGAGTTACTCGGAAGATAGTCGAATTGCTCTCGATTCCAGAAAGGTGTCTGCCGGAGACGTCTTCGTCGCAATAAAGGGAGATATAGCCGATGGAAATGATTTCGTTGAAGACGCATTATCTGCTGGCGCGACTCGCGTTTTTTCGAACAGACCGTGCGCGGATCCTAGAGTGATTACGGTTCATGATACGGTTGAGCTTCTTATGGAAGCGGCTAAGGAAGTCATATCGCGCTCGCACCTCAAGAGCAGAATAGCCATAACCGGCTCCAACGGAAAGACCACGACGAAGGAAATCACAGCCTTTCTTCTTTCACAGCTTGGAAAGACCTTCAAAACGGCCGGCAATCTCAACACAGAGATAGGCTTGCCTCTCTCCTTACTCGAAAACAGGAGGGAGCTGCTATCGGCTAAATATGGGGTTTTTGAACTAGGTACCAATGCCAAAGGAGACATAAGAAGACTTGTGGATCTTGTTGAACCCAATCTTTGCGTTCTTCTAAATGTCGGCACGGCACACGTTGGAAACTTTGGAGGAATCGATGAACTGCTTGAAGAGAAGTTGTCAATCTTCGAATCAGGAAAGCTCTCCAGAGCTGTTTTGGGCGGAACCGACGAAAGATTGAGGAAATTCGCCGCCGATATGCCTGTTGAAACTCGTCTCTTTGGAAGGAATGACGCAGACTTTTCCATAGTAGACTTCTCTTACGGCAGTGGCGAGACTTTGCTTCATTTCGACTGCGAAGGCGATAGATTCGTCCGACTTAAAGGTATCTGGAGTCTTGGACAGTTGATGGATCTGGGGGCCGCTTACCTTGTGGCTAACTTTGAAGGCCTCGAAGAACCTTCAATCTTCCTGAGCGATTACAAGTCTCCATTCAGAGATCGTTTCAGCGTCGAACACCTTCATGGAATAACTCTGATCAGCGATTTCTACAACAGCAGCCTCGAATCTTGGGAGTCGGCAATTGTCTCTATTGAGAAGCTCAGTTACTCCCGAAAAATCGCTGTAGCGGGCTCTATACTGGAGCAGGGCGAAGAAGAAGCTAATACTCATGAAAAGCTTGGCAGATTGCTGGGGAAGTTCGATATTACGATTCTTTTCAATCATGACAAAGCGATTGAGGCTGCATCGAAGTATGTAGAACCCTCGCTAATTACTGACAGTGTTGAACAGTTAGCCGAATGGCTATTCGAGAACGTAAGAAAAGGGGACCTGGTTTTTCTCAAGGCTTCAAGGGCAGTAGCCCTGGAAAGAGTGCACAAAGCGTTTGTCGAGATGATGAGAAATGCATAG
- the murC gene encoding UDP-N-acetylmuramate--L-alanine ligase — translation MKYHFIGIGGIGMSALAMHLASEGDQVNGSNYEENERVDYLRSKGVSVFIGHSYENLESPDIVVRTTAIKQGNPELVKAISKSIPTIYRMELLKSLLSRNTSLCVTGTDGKTTTTAMVSKILVDSGRDPTVFLGGINPLLNDGNYRKGNGITVTELDESDGFFASFKPDYAIITNVRGDHLEHYDNSFDNLKSHFRYFSRGVCKLLVTNADDPVSERIFKGSLTFGRDRGHYRFSDRTTGIMNQTFRCWKGDTDLGIFKLMIPGEYNAYNATAAVALTHEMGVPIESIRSSIESYRSVDRRFTFRGLDDFRNLFFFDDYAHTPDEISSTIRGAREFFPGKNVIVVFQPHRYSRLVRENGRFAMSLKDASEVCVYKLYEAYEKGEYAIDETEVLKGLSSYGVPAVHAVNYTEILEWLEKKRDAVILFLGAGDITEASKMSALKLCEAH, via the coding sequence TTGAAATATCACTTTATTGGCATTGGCGGAATTGGCATGAGCGCTCTGGCAATGCACTTAGCATCTGAGGGTGACCAGGTTAACGGATCGAACTATGAAGAGAATGAAAGAGTAGATTACCTTCGGTCGAAGGGCGTGAGTGTTTTCATTGGTCATTCCTATGAAAACCTTGAAAGTCCTGATATCGTTGTAAGAACAACGGCTATAAAACAGGGCAATCCCGAACTGGTCAAGGCGATTTCGAAGAGTATTCCAACGATATATCGAATGGAACTGCTTAAAAGCCTTCTTTCAAGAAACACCTCTCTCTGCGTAACGGGAACCGACGGGAAGACTACCACTACCGCTATGGTATCCAAAATACTTGTCGACTCGGGAAGGGACCCCACCGTCTTTTTGGGGGGAATCAACCCTCTCTTGAACGATGGGAACTACAGAAAAGGAAATGGTATTACAGTTACTGAGCTAGACGAAAGCGATGGCTTCTTTGCTTCCTTCAAGCCGGACTATGCGATTATCACCAACGTTCGGGGCGACCATCTCGAACACTATGATAATTCATTTGACAATCTCAAAAGCCACTTCAGATACTTCTCCAGAGGTGTCTGTAAGTTACTCGTGACAAATGCCGATGACCCCGTCTCCGAAAGGATATTCAAGGGAAGTCTCACTTTCGGGAGAGACAGAGGGCATTATCGCTTTTCGGATAGGACAACAGGAATAATGAATCAGACTTTCAGATGCTGGAAAGGCGATACAGATCTCGGCATTTTCAAACTGATGATCCCGGGCGAGTACAACGCTTACAACGCCACAGCAGCCGTTGCCCTAACTCATGAAATGGGAGTCCCAATTGAGTCGATCCGAAGCTCTATAGAGTCTTACAGATCTGTCGACAGAAGGTTCACATTCAGAGGTCTCGATGATTTCAGGAACCTTTTTTTCTTTGACGACTACGCACATACTCCAGATGAAATAAGCAGCACAATTAGAGGTGCTCGAGAATTCTTCCCCGGGAAGAACGTTATCGTCGTCTTCCAACCTCATAGATACTCCAGACTGGTCAGAGAAAACGGTCGTTTCGCAATGTCACTCAAGGATGCCAGTGAAGTCTGTGTTTACAAGCTCTACGAAGCTTATGAGAAGGGGGAGTATGCGATAGATGAGACCGAAGTTCTGAAGGGTCTCAGCAGCTACGGAGTTCCGGCGGTCCATGCGGTAAACTACACCGAGATACTCGAATGGCTAGAAAAGAAGAGAGACGCAGTAATACTCTTCCTT
- a CDS encoding UDP-N-acetylglucosamine--N-acetylmuramyl-(pentapeptide) pyrophosphoryl-undecaprenol N-acetylglucosamine transferase, whose protein sequence is MKKLRVAFCGGGTGGHYYPAVAILHELSKSRELDLLYFTVSGKIDDRNVEQDFPGAKRVPLRLTGLRRPLYNPANAGILFSHFNTERYVKRQLSEFSPDFLFSTGGYVSYPVVKAAHQLEIPVFIHEQNSVVGIANKRLAKYARLFFISFEESREALDIPQEKIVSSGNPVREARASRSEVFKKFSLSEKSPLIVVLGGSLGSETINKVFEELYCEMRERKKELSFVHSTGNDETALSLRRFPFVRPYAYIENLTDVIACADLVVSRGGATTIAELQYFGRKGIIIPWPGASENHQFHNALSLERVGLGYVILEEKLTSAALSIAIDEMLQKEISYKPPRRPVEIVLDNILREESI, encoded by the coding sequence ATGAAGAAGCTTAGGGTAGCTTTCTGCGGGGGAGGCACCGGCGGCCACTACTATCCCGCCGTTGCCATTTTGCATGAGCTTAGCAAATCTAGAGAGCTCGATCTGCTGTATTTCACAGTCTCAGGAAAGATCGACGACAGGAACGTCGAACAAGACTTCCCCGGGGCTAAGAGAGTACCTCTTAGGCTGACAGGCCTGAGAAGGCCACTCTACAATCCGGCAAATGCCGGAATACTTTTCTCGCACTTCAATACTGAACGCTACGTGAAGAGGCAGCTGAGCGAATTCTCTCCCGATTTTCTTTTCTCAACGGGAGGCTATGTATCCTACCCAGTTGTGAAGGCCGCTCATCAACTTGAGATACCGGTTTTCATTCACGAACAAAACTCCGTAGTCGGAATCGCAAACAAGAGGCTCGCCAAGTACGCAAGGCTTTTCTTCATCTCTTTTGAGGAAAGCAGGGAGGCTCTTGATATTCCCCAAGAGAAGATCGTGTCTTCGGGAAACCCGGTAAGGGAAGCAAGAGCCTCGAGAAGCGAAGTCTTCAAGAAATTCAGTCTTTCAGAGAAAAGTCCACTCATTGTCGTATTAGGTGGAAGTCTTGGATCAGAGACCATAAACAAGGTATTTGAGGAGCTTTACTGTGAAATGAGAGAGAGAAAGAAGGAATTGTCCTTTGTTCACTCGACAGGTAACGATGAGACGGCCCTATCACTACGAAGATTTCCATTTGTACGTCCTTACGCTTATATAGAGAACCTTACAGATGTAATAGCCTGTGCGGATCTTGTCGTGTCAAGAGGTGGGGCAACCACTATCGCAGAGCTACAGTATTTCGGAAGAAAGGGTATAATTATTCCGTGGCCCGGCGCATCTGAAAATCACCAATTTCATAACGCGCTCTCTCTGGAAAGAGTTGGACTGGGTTATGTTATACTGGAAGAGAAATTGACCTCCGCAGCTTTGAGCATTGCAATAGACGAAATGTTGCAAAAGGAAATCAGTTACAAACCTCCAAGAAGACCAGTTGAGATTGTGTTGGATAATATACTCCGGGAGGAATCGATTTGA
- the murD gene encoding UDP-N-acetylmuramoyl-L-alanine--D-glutamate ligase produces MNSLLEGRIGLVGFGVSNQTLLRRLVEDKDPFSLFVSDNGNIGDEGKRILKENLVEYEEGGHTERLFSCDAFVVSPGISPFSDVGKRIIDSGKLFTTELEISLDRLWSKPRGTVIGVTGTNGKSTTVTMLNHIISGKNKKVFQGGNLGNPLAGVKDDFDYYILEVSSFQLRWFAEEKIRFHLSAIINLGEDHLDYHRSIDDYFKSKLRIARMTEGFTLLPKAVADSQKENLANCKLMPFSTSCEADNCFDREHLMVAGVPFETSSLPFTGLHNYENSLVVLMISRLIGLSAEDVFEELRSYSFLSHRLQLVREFEGVKYYDDSKATNAHAVSAALRNFELSKTILILGGQEKDETYIELIEQLGQLKHVVMLGNSMKILSAKLQMRGIPLCIAGNMAEAVGICRRLALSGDSVVLSPAGSSFDLYKNYGERGNHFREIVSALE; encoded by the coding sequence GTGAATAGTTTGCTTGAAGGAAGAATCGGTCTTGTGGGATTTGGCGTCTCAAATCAGACGCTCCTGAGAAGGTTAGTAGAAGATAAAGATCCTTTCTCTTTGTTCGTCTCCGACAACGGTAATATTGGGGATGAAGGAAAGAGAATACTGAAAGAGAATCTAGTGGAGTATGAAGAAGGCGGACATACGGAAAGGTTGTTCAGCTGCGATGCTTTCGTGGTTTCACCCGGTATATCGCCCTTTTCCGATGTCGGCAAAAGGATAATTGACTCTGGAAAGCTCTTCACTACAGAACTCGAAATCTCCCTTGACCGACTGTGGTCAAAACCAAGAGGGACGGTCATTGGCGTAACCGGAACAAATGGAAAGTCGACAACCGTAACGATGCTGAATCACATTATCTCCGGAAAGAATAAGAAGGTCTTTCAGGGCGGGAACCTCGGAAACCCTCTTGCAGGAGTGAAAGACGACTTTGATTACTATATTCTGGAGGTTAGCTCCTTTCAGCTAAGATGGTTTGCAGAGGAAAAAATACGGTTCCACCTGTCCGCTATAATAAACCTAGGAGAGGACCATCTAGACTATCACAGGAGCATTGACGATTACTTCAAGTCGAAGTTGAGAATTGCAAGAATGACTGAGGGTTTCACTCTACTGCCGAAGGCTGTAGCAGACAGTCAAAAGGAGAATCTTGCCAACTGCAAGCTCATGCCTTTCTCTACTTCCTGCGAAGCAGACAACTGCTTCGACAGGGAACATTTAATGGTAGCGGGAGTGCCGTTTGAGACTTCATCCCTTCCGTTCACCGGACTACACAACTATGAAAATTCTCTTGTAGTTCTCATGATCTCACGACTCATTGGGCTGTCTGCAGAAGATGTTTTTGAAGAGCTGAGAAGCTATTCATTTCTCTCCCATAGACTTCAGCTGGTAAGAGAGTTTGAAGGAGTCAAGTACTACGACGATTCGAAGGCGACCAACGCCCACGCAGTCAGTGCCGCTCTGAGGAATTTCGAACTATCGAAAACAATTCTGATTCTCGGGGGTCAGGAGAAGGATGAGACATACATCGAGTTGATCGAACAGCTTGGTCAACTTAAGCACGTGGTTATGCTGGGAAACTCAATGAAGATATTATCTGCTAAACTTCAAATGAGAGGAATACCGTTATGCATTGCAGGAAACATGGCAGAAGCAGTTGGTATTTGCAGAAGGTTAGCACTCTCAGGCGATAGCGTAGTGCTGAGTCCGGCCGGTTCAAGCTTTGATCTTTACAAGAACTATGGAGAAAGAGGAAATCATTTCAGAGAGATAGTCAGCGCATTGGAGTAG
- a CDS encoding FtsW/RodA/SpoVE family cell cycle protein produces MKRTYLLLALYSSVFIIFGFVFIYSAGISMEARHPGVTASEFLETQLIAFAIGLAGALIIIYMKGSWHFKRAFTVYYPLTLLLLVAVLFFPDRGGSNRWIDIGSFSLQISEFSKISLLIVLARYFGGLKKRNLVTTFLIPLGILAPIAMLVFIEPDLSTTGILVAITLVMMIIGGIKLRYIALALLFVVILVLVLYSGGFIEDYQIQRITSFLTSITGEEHEQVSYSLMAISSGGLTGKGLGMGLVKYYLPVSYSDFIFAVIGEELGLLGLLLLMFAYVGFIRELIVAGLKGSTALEGKLYIVGFALYVMIQATINIAVNLGLFPPTGVTLPFVSAGGSSMMSLMIGYGLVFSILIESNEEREREDEEA; encoded by the coding sequence ATGAAGAGAACGTATCTGTTACTGGCACTGTATAGTAGCGTCTTTATTATCTTTGGATTTGTGTTCATTTACAGTGCCGGAATAAGTATGGAGGCAAGACATCCGGGAGTGACTGCTTCGGAGTTCCTTGAGACGCAGTTGATAGCTTTTGCAATAGGTCTGGCCGGCGCGCTGATAATCATCTACATGAAAGGCTCCTGGCATTTTAAGAGGGCCTTCACGGTTTATTACCCGCTTACACTTTTACTGCTTGTCGCAGTTCTCTTCTTTCCCGATAGGGGCGGCTCAAACAGGTGGATAGATATCGGAAGTTTCTCGCTCCAAATTTCGGAATTTTCGAAGATCTCCCTGCTGATAGTTCTAGCTAGATATTTCGGAGGGTTGAAGAAAAGGAACTTGGTGACGACGTTCTTGATTCCGCTGGGAATCCTCGCGCCAATCGCTATGCTCGTGTTTATAGAACCCGACCTCTCCACAACTGGGATACTGGTTGCGATCACTCTTGTTATGATGATAATCGGAGGAATAAAGCTGCGCTACATTGCGCTTGCGTTGCTCTTTGTGGTTATACTGGTGCTTGTTCTGTACAGCGGAGGGTTTATAGAGGATTATCAGATTCAAAGAATAACCTCTTTCCTTACTTCGATTACCGGTGAGGAACATGAGCAGGTCTCATATTCGCTGATGGCGATTTCATCCGGGGGCCTCACCGGAAAAGGGTTGGGAATGGGGCTTGTCAAGTATTACCTGCCGGTTAGCTACTCCGACTTCATATTCGCCGTCATTGGAGAGGAACTTGGCCTGTTAGGTCTTCTCTTGCTGATGTTCGCATATGTGGGGTTCATAAGGGAATTAATAGTTGCTGGCCTGAAGGGCTCCACTGCTCTCGAGGGGAAGCTTTACATAGTTGGGTTTGCACTATACGTGATGATTCAGGCTACAATCAATATTGCAGTCAATCTTGGACTCTTTCCTCCAACAGGTGTCACGCTTCCATTCGTTAGCGCGGGCGGTTCCTCGATGATGTCTCTGATGATAGGATACGGTCTTGTCTTCTCTATACTAATAGAGTCTAACGAAGAAAGGGAAAGAGAAGATGAAGAAGCTTAG